A DNA window from Aspergillus nidulans FGSC A4 chromosome V contains the following coding sequences:
- a CDS encoding uncharacterized protein (transcript_id=CADANIAT00003145) codes for MSTPNDIQALLASIRPRPSPSGTPAQNSGMPQAQYSQHYPHGYRPQQPPHDGQSYAHPHLHQQGYHHPSVSSTLHSPSPVNLPPRHGSDVLSPNVVTPGEAFPQHQPQPQNPDRSVNLLNLLKFNQPSAGNVQQQASAGIEQPVHTHPSAPGVENVPRSHSRNISASDLVATLFNRPGQAAATTAPQGQPVSQPVTESPSPATSTEKPQDMLLRLLNRPKSGQDSADVVQTPGSISSQKNAFESESGGLTPSTHGAAESKGQASGKPDKPTPTETLFAHVNPFEQLAAVSRSRTPQLNSRGESPAVEVTKQVNVNAEVESVPASQNTERGHPQSPPLDEHQKEAVNNVVDRLVQQITKDVDQSLEKMAKENDTSAPAVQEDTVKATVASTATAVQNSTGETEVSKEVVEEIRTTEGAKEPSNGAAEALADSWESAEDSAEKDEERIVPVHNFPLKPFISIIVKPYAGKLPALRDDGIMDIARLKKDFDQLDRSLTSATPDYIVYALAKNGGMRIIRQDDGSDKQVLRSTRDRVFNVSVCTSQPVGGSSDDQAILGIGVSGAVYWVLISQKNRDLFEQDALESESLIFPPFPASDENTSGGQLKTRAKRSSCHPGFFAIGRGKNIYVLSPQAAANPAYGVSGNNRTVNTEQFFKERALKISTGKAGKDFTFSGDDTVIASLDKTGRLRFWDIREVVNTPDAEIKSNEIRTPLSTFVTGTPTEKSWPTSVLFLDKLRPYVKSMALRYVLVGLKQNHTLQLWDIGLGKAVQELKFPHENESDAICSVAYHPSSGILVVGHPTRNSIYFVHLSAPRYNLQSMSQASFIKRAAEKDNSLPKPESTACLSGIREISFASKGQLRSLDLLPITKAAGEDSGLFELYVMHSRGVTCLNIKKEDLGLGQDNRIIRPVNALEEGLIEIADLQSFPPYIADDFSVNGDSISTPTKVIPKEFVKATAEPAAESSVGTSPGPNVQRTQSPTKTAPKKKADEAVETVATPSEKPDKKRKKKAAATASEVKKEPVVATSQGPSTVEQPNGEALKTTDWNKYIEALQEGVTSQFNKSLGRELEGLYARFDEERRSWDAASASKQDQVLRLVSSTLSDNVEKNLARIIKQTIQSDVVPALGDVTSAAVSKQLNTVLSERSGGVISHELRQSLPGAVTRALQQPEVIKVVSDAVSQKLSTQVESQISKTVHDSLAPTLKNVALRAAEKVANDAEKRMQAQSKQFEAQRQADAVKIDQLTSLVRGLSDTVTAMAAAQTGFQNEVLRLNQVLAQRGPEARQGSESLGITSPTPLTGSISPEDREITEIAQLMREGKYEEGSVKWLQSEQQADLFDRLFVRLNPSYLNSLSPIVALSVGVAVTSSLQTNVMERLAWLEVVLQTVDLRDTDIQEVAPKIMDILIARLNELYMSVAKDSPHSPILRRIPPLARRATELRGN; via the exons ATGTCCACCCCTAATGATATTCAAGCTCTTTTGGCGAGCATAAGGCCTCGTCCTTCGCCGTCGGGCACTCCTGCGCAGAATTCTGGCATGCCGCAGGCCCAGTATTCCCAGCATTACCCGCATGGATACCGGCCTCAGCAGCCGCCTCATGACGGCCAGAGCTACGCCCaccctcatcttcatcagcaGGGCTACCATCATCCCTCTGTTTCCTCGACGCTGCATAGCCCGTCTCCGGTCAATCTCCCGCCCCGTCATGGTTCGGACGTTCTCAGTCCCAATGTCGTCACACCGGGCGAAGCGTTTCCGCAGCAccaaccgcagccgcagaaCCCTGACCGCTCCGTCAATCTACTGAATCTTCTCAAATTCAACCAGCCGAGCGCTGGAAATGTCCAGCAGCAGGCCTCTGCGGGCATAGAACAGCCTGTCCACACTCATCCGTCGGCACCTGGCGTGGAAAATGTACCGAGATCCCACTCCAGGAACATCTCGGCGTCGGACTTGGTTGCCACTCTCTTCAACAGGCCGGGCCAAGCTGCTGCTACTACTGCTCCGCAGGGCCAGCCAGTTTCCCAGCCCGTTACAGAGAGTCCCTCTCCTGCGACAAGCACTGAGAAACCTCAAGACATGTTGCTTCGTCTGCTCAACCGGCCCAAATCAGGTCAAGATTCGGCCGACGTTGTCCAGACTCCTGGttccatctcttctcagAAGAACGCTTTTGAATCCGAGTCTGGAGGCTTAACGCCGTCAACACATGGTGCTGCGGAATCCAAGGGGCAAGCTTCTGGGAAACCGGACAAGCCCACCCCAACAGAGACTCTATTTGCCCATGTGAACCCGTTTGAACAATTGGCGGCAGTTTCACGGAGCAGAACTCCACAGCTCAATTCTCGAGGCGAGAGCCCGGCTGTTGAGGTTACGAAGCAAGTGAACGTCAATGCTGAGGTCGAGTCTGTCCCCGCGTCACAGAATACTGAACGTGGACATCCCCAGTCGCCCCCTTTGGATGAGCACCAGAAGGAAGCTGTTAATAACGTGGTTGACAGACTCGTACAGCAGATTACAAAGGATGTTGACCAGTCTCTTGAAAAGATGGCTAAGGAGAATGACACGTCCGCCCCAGCAGTACAGGAAGATACCGTTAAGGCTACCGTAGCGTCTACTGCCACAGCTGTTCAGAATTCTACCGGTGAGACTGAGGTCTCgaaggaggttgttgaagaaATTAGAACTACTGAAGGAGCAAAGGAACCCTCAAATGGCGCCGCAGAGGCGCTGGCAGACAGCTGGGAGAGTGCTGAAGATAGTGCTgaaaaggacgaagagcgcATTGTCCCTGTACACAACTTTCCCTTGAAACCATTCATATCAATCATTGTCAAGCCTTATGCTGGAAAGCTTCCGGCTTTGCGCGATGATGGGATCATGGATATCGCTCGATTGAAGAAGGATTTCGATCAGTTAGACCGTTCCTTGACGTCAGCCACTCCCGACTACATTGTCTACGCCCTTGCCAAGAACGGCGGAATGAGAATTATCCGCCAAGACGACGGGAGCGACAAACAGGTTCTCCGATCTACTCGTGATCGTGTGTTCAACGTTTCTGTGTGCACATCACAGCCGGTCGGCGGCTCTTCTGATGACCAGGCTATTTTGGGTATTGGCGTCAGCGGCGCTGTGTACTGGGTTTTAATCTCTCAGAAAAACAGAGATCTCTTTGAGCAGGACGCTTTGGAGAGCGAAAGCCTCATCTTCCCTCCGTTCCCGGCTTCTGACGAGAACACCTCCGGCGGTCAGCTGAAAACGCGGGCTAAACGGAGCTCTTGCCACCCTGGGTTCTTCGCGATTGGGCGGGGCAAGAACATTTACGTCCTATCTCCACAAGCTGCTGCAAACCCTGCTTATGGCGTCTCGGGCAATAACCGCACTGTCAATACTGAACAGTTCTTCAAGGAGCGCGCTCTGAAGATCTCTACCGGAAAGGCCGGTAAAGATTTCACGTTTAGTGGCGATGATACTGTCATCGCTTCTCTAGATAAAACCGGCCGCCTCCGCTTTTGGGATATCCGCGAGGTTGTCAATACCCCGGATGCTGAGATCAAGTCAAATGAAATTCGTACCCCGTTGAGCACCTTCGTGACTGGTACTCCTACGGAGAAGTCATGGCCGACGTCCGTCCTCTTTCTCGATAAGCTGCGCCCTTATGTGAAGTCGATGGCTCTCCGTTATGTTCTTGTTGGCTTGAAGCAGAACCACACCCTGCAGCTCTGGGATATTGGGCTAGGCAAGGCTGTGCAGGAGCTCAAGTTTCCCCACGAGAACGAGTCGGACGCCATTTGCAGTGTTGCTTATCACCCTTCGTCCGGAATTCTTGTTGTTGGACACCCGACGCGAAACTCTATTTACTTCGTTCACCTGTCGGCGCCCAGGTATAATCTGCAGTCCATGTCGCAGGCGTCATTCATCAAACGTGCTGCTGAAAAGGACAACAGTCTCCCCAAACCTGAGTCTACTGCGTGCCTGAGTGGTATACGGGAGATCTCCTTTGCTTCGAAAGGTCAGCTTCGCAGCTTAGATCTCCTTCCTATCACAAAGGCGGCAGGGGAAGACAGCGGCCTATTTGAGCTTTATGTTATGCATTCCCGCGGTGTCACATGCCTTAACATCAAGAAAGAGGACCTTGGTTTGGGTCAAGACAACCGAATCATTCGCCCTGTCAATGCCCTAGAGGAGGGCTTGATTGAGATTGCTGATCTGCAGTCTTTCCCTCCCTACATTGCCGATGATTTTTCAGTCAACGGCGATTCTATAAGCACGCCCACGAAGGTCATCCCGAAGGAATTTGTCAAGGCCACGgctgaacctgctgctgagagtaGCGTGGGTACAAGCCCCGGGCCCAATGTTCAGCGCACACAATCCCCCACGAAGACtgcgccaaagaagaaggccgacgAGGCTGTAGAAACAGTTGCGACACCTTCGGAGAAGCCTGataagaagagaaaaaagaaagcagcagcgacagcatcagaggtcaagaaggaaCCCGTGGTTGCCACCAGCCAGGGCCCGTCAACCGTTGAACAACCGAACGGtgaggctctgaagactACAGACTGGAATAAGTACATTGAAGCCCTACAAGAAGGGGTCACCTCCCAATTCAACAAGAGTCTCGGAAGGGAGCTAGAAGGACTCTACGCCCGCTTCGACGAAGAGCGACGCAGCTGGGATGCTGCGTCTGCCTCGAAGCAAGACCAGGTATTGCGCTTGGTGTCGAGCACGCTCTCTGACAATGTGGAGAAGAATCTCGCGCGTATCATTAAGCAGACAATTCAATCCGATGTTGTCCCTGCACTGGGCGATGTCACCTCTGCAGCCGTGAGCAAACAACTAAACACCGTTCTTTCAGAGCGGTCTGGCGGCGTTATCTCTCATGAATTGCGGCAATCTCTGCCTGGCGCCGTTACTCGCGCTTTGCAGCAGCCGGAGGTGATCAAAGTCGTGTCAGATGCTGTTAGCCAGAAGCTGAGCACTCAGGTTGAGAGTCAAATTTCAAAGACTGTGCATGACAGCCTTGCTCCTACCCTGAAGAACGTTGCACTCCGGGCAGCTGAAAAGGTCGCAAACGATGCGGAGAAGCGAATGCAGGCTCAGTCGAAACAGTTTGAAGCCCAGCGCCAAGCTGATGCCGTCAAGATTGATCAGCTCACTTCTTTGGTTCGGGGACTTTCGGACACCGTCACTGCCATGGCGGCTGCCCAGACCGGATTTCAGAACGAAGTATTGCGCTTGAACCAAGTTCTCGCGCAGCGTGGACCCGAAGCTAGGCAGGGCTCCGAGAGCCTAGGCATTACCTCGCCTACTCCGCTTACCGGCTCCATTAGTCCTGAAGATAGGGAAATTACCGAGATTGCGCAGCTTATGCGTGAGGGGAAATATGAAGAGGGTTCCGTCAAG TGGCTTCAATCcgagcagcaggctgatcTTTTTGATCGTCTCTTTGTTCGCTTGAACCCCTCGTATCTGAATAGCCTTTCTCCTATTGTGGCACTGTCGGTCGGTGTTGCGGTTACCTCCTCTCTGCAGACAAATGTGATGGAGCGTCTTGCATGGCTAGAAGTAGTCCTTCAGACCGTTGATTTGAGG GATACCGATATCCAAGAGGTCGCTCCCAAGATTATGGATATCCTTATTGCGCGACTAAACGAGCTCTACATGTCCGTTGCTAAAGACTCCCCACACAGCCCCATCCTGCGCCGCATCCCGCCTCTCGCCCGTCGGGCCACCGAGCTTCGCGGTAACTAA
- a CDS encoding putative tRNA-specific adenosine-34 deaminase subunit Tad3 (transcript_id=CADANIAT00003146), which translates to MMEVQEILRSVRPLVGGVRPIRTVQETQPVEEYDNAYVAGVNVKSAAKVVKVLDAAYPRDASRPMNHLRRFAKHNNLPKPLHPILLKDNPSPQTIFVLISPPLPDVAHLEELLAPYLPPPTDPDAQYSDPTGQVKVKLHTIRVPTLPPLSTAQAEKWSKDLWPVVYNPAAARLTVSPPAQVLSRAREFIQPDAGRYLAFARKVAEEAEQCGRGRGVGAVVVDPDIVSRILDADGDIESRWPEAIVAVAGDARYSRREAGAPSTAERHTGPGPNPATATYNADVEGGPDLHALMRAAEIIAYKRRAGDRNAENDKPSLSPLESYFVSQSDLTAPDPQPEPKSASETTDISPVPEKYQKTGPHDSQAVPASSATDTGPGPRIRPRSQGGYLCTDLDVYLTHEPCLCCCMGLLLSRFRAVVYPQRGRMVTGGLASEPVPVVGPVCDENTDVRTSGGEVPREDENTQSQKPSRLYYGLHWRKELNWRALGFEFVEESVEKSAVTLAEEGLAFYA; encoded by the exons ATGATGGAGGTTCAGGAGATCCTTCGGAGCGTACGGCCTCTCGTCGGGGGAGTGAGACCCATTAGAACGGTGCAAGAAACCCAACCGGTTGAGGAGTATG ACAACGCTTACGTTGCGGGCGTGAACGTGAAAAGCGCCGCAAAGGTCGTCAA AGTTCTTGATGCGGCCTATCCTCGCGATGCCTCTCGACCTATGAACCATCTCCGCCGATTCGCAAAACACAATAATCTTCCTAAACCCCTGCACCCAATTCTCTTGAAGGATAACCCCTCACCACAGACAATATTCGTCCTTATCTCGCCACCTCTTCCCGACGTCGCTCATTTAGAAGAACTGCTCGCACCTTACCTTCCTCCGCCTACAGACCCTGACGCGCAATATTCGGATCCTACAGgccaggtcaaggtcaaaCTGCACACGATTCGAGTGCCCACGCTCCCACCACTCAGCACGGCGCAGGCGGAGAAATGGTCGAAGGATCTGTGGCCCGTCGTGTATAATCCGGCGGCTGCGCGGCTAACGGTTTCCCCGCCTGCCCAGGTCCTAAGCCGGGCTCGCGAGTTCATCCAGCCGGATGCGGGCCGGTATTTGGCATTTGCACGAAAGGTCGCTGAGGAGGCAGAGCAGTGTGGTCGAGGGCGGGGCGTCGGCGCCGTGGTTGTTGACCCGGATATCGTTTCGAGGATCCTAGAtgccgacggcgacatcGAGTCTCGATGGCCGGAAGCTATTGTCGCTGTTGCCGGCGACGCGAGGTATTCCCGTCGTGAAGCAGGGGCTCCGTCAACAGCCGAACGACATACAGGACCAGGACCAAATCCAGCCACGGCTACATATAACGCAGACGTAGAAGGCGGCCCAGACCTCCACGCACTTATGCGAGCAGCAGAGATAATCGCCTACAAGCGACGCGCCGGTGATCGGAATGCAGAAAACGATAAACCGTCTCTGAGCCCCCTGGAATCATATTTCGTCTCTCAATCAGACCTCACAGCGCCGGATCCACAGCCCGAGCCCAAGTCCGCCTCTGAAACAACAGATATCTCCCCAGTTCCAGAGAAATACCAAAAAACGGGACCTCACGACTCCCAGGCTGTGCCCGCCTCGTCAGCCACAGATACGGGACCAGGCCCCCGCATACGCCCTCGCTCCCAGGGCGGATACCTCTGTACAGACTTAGATGTGTACCTAACCCACGAGCCGTGTCTCTGTTGCTGTATGGgtcttctcctctctcgATTCAGGGCGGTGGTATACCCCCAGCGCGGGAGGATGGTCACGGGTGGTCTCGCTTCTGAACCTGTCCCTGTCGTTGGACCTGTTTGCGATGAAAATACCGACGTGCGCACGAGCGGCGGAGAGGTCCCGCGAGAAGATGAGAAtacccagagccagaagccaAGCAGACTTTATTACGGGCTCCACTGGCGGAAGGAGCTGAATTGGCGGGCGTTAGGGTTTGAGTTTGTTGAGGAGTCTGTGGAGAAGAGTGCTGTAACGCTGGCTGAAGAGGGGCTTGCGTTTTATGCATGA
- the phoB gene encoding protein pho80 (transcript_id=CADANIAT00003147) yields the protein MLVSSPSPSALRPAPSSPAATQLHPPHSPCSTSFTRRLSSTSAALAYQAQQYDSAADRSVVPGSPFTPRSSRVAVEELRSALKRHSVSSPPSRPSGDPACGRMSAGQTSLGGGISTSASAAASFAAGPSSNAALPETSNQSTANTSSVPGPAPTVPPAFAAPQNTQPPPMPAPTTTAGSNKRNSQSDSTRGVEPAGPGSLSLEGSQSKRLRPANPAVKYLPVRYEFADPRDLVVLISSMLMELIRYNDKIPLNQGRLTRFHSRTPPRISVHDYLQRLTTHATLSPPILLSMVYYIDRLCALYPAFTVSSLTIHRFLITSATVASKGLSDSFWTNKTYARVGGISMAELALLELEFLFRVEWRIVPQPEVLNDYYQSLVERCDGYEIQSGL from the coding sequence ATGTTagtttcttcgccttcgcccTCCGCCCTTCGCCCTGCTCCCTCCTCACCCGCCGCCAcccaacttcatcctcctcactctccaTGTTCGACCTCGTTTACGCGCCGCCTGTCATCGACGTCGGCTGCACTCGCCTATCAAGCCCAGCAGTATGACTCTGCCGCTGATCGCTCTGTTGTGCCCGGTAGTCCTTTCACTCCCCGTTCCTCGCGTGTGGCCGTTGAAGAGCTCCGCTCAGCTCTGAAGAGGCATTCCGTTTCGTCTCCACCCAGCAGGCCCTCAGGGGATCCTGCTTGCGGTCGTATGTCCGCTGGGCAGACCTCCCTTGGGGGCGGAATTAGTACTTCCGCgtccgcagcagcatctttCGCTGCTGGTCCCAGTTCTAACGCCGCCCTCCCCGAGACATCCAACCAGTCTACCGCTAATACGTCCTCCGTTCCCGGCCCTGCCCCCACGGTTCCTCCGGCTTTTGCTGCTCCTCAGAACACCCAGCCCCCCCCAATGCCGGCACCGACTACTACGGCGGGGTCCAACAAGCGTAACAGCCAGAGCGATTCTACTCGCGGTGTTGAGCCCGCTGGACCGGGCAGTCTGAGTCTTGAAGGATCCCAATCGAAAAGACTGCGCCCGGCGAACCCTGCTGTCAAGTATCTCCCGGTTCGTTATGAGTTCGCCGATCCCAGGGATCTGGTTGTCCTCATTTCCAGCATGTTGATGGAGCTTATCCGCTACAACGATAAAATACCCCTGAATCAGGGCCGGCTGACTCGTTTCCACTCACGCACTCCCCCTCGTATATCTGTACATGATTACCTGCAACGACTAACGACCCACGCTACTCTTTCGCCGCCGATCCTTCTAAGTATGGTGTACTATATTGACCGACTTTGCGCGCTATACCCTGCCTTCACTGTTTCCAGTTTGACAATTCATCGTTTTCTGATTACCAGCGCTACTGTCGCATCCAAAGGGCTCAGCGATAGTTTCTGGACCAACAAGACCTATGCCCGGGTAGGAGGAATCAGTATGGCGGAATTGGCTCTACTCGAACTTGAGTTCCTCTTTCGCGTTGAATGGCGCATTGTCCCCCAACCAGAGGTGCTCAACGACTACTACCAGAGCTTGGTGGAACGGTGCGATGGGTACGAAATCCAGTCCGGCCTATGA